In Jejubacter calystegiae, the following are encoded in one genomic region:
- the phnH gene encoding phosphonate C-P lyase system protein PhnH, whose protein sequence is MTLTTAFPLPVQDAQHCFRRLLKAMSEPGLVVNLTALKHGWPPLDIATTSALLTLADNDTPLWLCDALGNDMVRQNLRFHTNAPLCDTPEQAQFAIADDSLSVEQLRALSQGSAARPESSATLVLQLPALSGGLMLRLTGPGIADERMIAPVLPEPVLQELIERPQPFPMGIDLIITCGERLLALPRTTHVEVC, encoded by the coding sequence ATGACGTTAACCACCGCCTTTCCCCTGCCGGTGCAGGATGCCCAGCACTGCTTTCGTCGCCTGCTGAAAGCCATGAGCGAACCCGGTCTTGTGGTCAATCTGACGGCGCTCAAACACGGCTGGCCGCCGCTGGACATCGCCACCACCAGCGCCCTGCTAACCCTTGCGGATAACGATACGCCGCTATGGCTGTGCGATGCGCTGGGCAACGACATGGTGCGCCAGAATCTGCGCTTTCATACCAATGCGCCGCTGTGCGACACCCCGGAGCAGGCGCAGTTTGCCATCGCCGACGACAGCCTGAGCGTAGAGCAGCTACGGGCGTTGTCCCAGGGCAGTGCCGCCCGGCCAGAAAGCAGCGCCACCCTGGTGCTGCAACTCCCGGCCCTGAGCGGCGGCCTGATGCTGCGCCTGACCGGGCCCGGCATCGCCGATGAACGAATGATCGCCCCCGTTCTGCCGGAGCCGGTACTTCAGGAGCTGATTGAACGCCCGCAGCCGTTCCCGATGGGCATCGATCTGATTATCACCTGCGGCGAGCGGCTGCTGGCCCTGCCGCGCACAACCCATGTGGAGGTGTGCTGA
- the phnG gene encoding phosphonate C-P lyase system protein PhnG, whose product MNPQSATPLRQRWMAVLAHSQPRELAERFAALNITPDYEVLRQAETGLVQIQGRIGGSGNPFFAGDATLTRAAVRLGSGLCGYSWVLGRDCQHAERCALVDALLQESAHHATLMETLINPLEASRDARLRERQRKVAASRVDFFTLVRGDNA is encoded by the coding sequence ATGAATCCGCAATCTGCTACCCCCCTGCGCCAGCGCTGGATGGCGGTACTGGCCCACAGCCAGCCACGGGAACTGGCCGAACGCTTCGCCGCGCTGAATATCACCCCGGATTACGAAGTTCTGCGCCAGGCCGAAACCGGGCTGGTGCAAATTCAGGGCAGGATAGGCGGCAGCGGCAATCCCTTCTTCGCCGGTGATGCCACCCTGACCCGCGCTGCGGTACGCCTTGGCAGCGGCCTCTGCGGCTATAGCTGGGTGCTGGGCCGCGACTGCCAGCACGCCGAACGCTGCGCTCTGGTAGACGCCCTGCTCCAGGAGAGCGCCCACCACGCCACATTGATGGAAACCCTGATTAACCCGCTGGAAGCCAGCCGCGACGCCCGCCTGCGCGAGCGTCAACGCAAGGTCGCCGCCAGCCGGGTCGACTTCTTTACTCTGGTACGCGGAGACAATGCATGA